The following proteins are encoded in a genomic region of uncultured Ilyobacter sp.:
- the pyrB gene encoding aspartate carbamoyltransferase yields MKNIISLRDLKKEDILGILEVAEKLERNPKPELLKDKIVSTLFFEPSTRTRLSFCSAAQRLGARVLGFDSPDATSLKKGESLKDTVRMAEAYSDVIVMRHYLDGAARLAAEATKRPVINAGDGSNQHPSQTLLDLYTIKKEMGKLDNLKVALVGDLKYGRTVHSLTKALSHFNAELYFIAPDSLQMPEYILEDLDKAGIKYHILEDFREVLKEIDVFYMTRIQGERFPDEEEYQKVKGVYVINRENILGKCKENMIIMHPLPRVDEISIDLDDTKHALYFRQASNGVPVRMAMLAIVLGRDSQI; encoded by the coding sequence ATGAAAAATATAATTTCACTGAGAGATTTAAAAAAAGAAGATATACTGGGAATTTTGGAAGTTGCTGAAAAACTGGAAAGAAATCCAAAACCTGAACTTTTGAAGGACAAAATTGTATCGACACTTTTCTTTGAGCCTTCTACGAGAACCAGGCTTTCATTCTGTTCGGCGGCACAAAGATTAGGAGCAAGAGTTCTTGGATTTGATTCACCAGATGCAACATCACTAAAAAAAGGTGAATCTCTAAAAGATACTGTGAGAATGGCAGAAGCTTATTCTGATGTAATAGTGATGAGACATTATCTAGACGGAGCAGCGAGGCTAGCTGCAGAAGCTACAAAGAGACCGGTTATAAACGCTGGAGACGGATCGAATCAGCATCCAAGTCAGACCTTGCTTGACCTCTATACCATAAAAAAAGAGATGGGCAAGTTAGACAATCTGAAAGTAGCTCTTGTGGGAGATTTGAAATACGGCAGAACCGTCCACTCCCTCACAAAGGCGCTATCACATTTTAATGCAGAACTGTACTTTATAGCACCAGATTCTCTGCAGATGCCTGAATACATACTAGAAGATTTAGATAAAGCTGGAATAAAATATCACATACTCGAAGATTTCAGAGAGGTTTTAAAGGAGATTGACGTCTTTTATATGACTAGGATACAGGGTGAGAGATTCCCAGATGAAGAGGAATATCAGAAGGTAAAGGGAGTCTACGTTATAAACAGAGAGAATATTTTGGGTAAGTGCAAAGAAAACATGATAATAATGCACCCTCTTCCCAGAGTAGACGAGATATCTATAGACCTCGATGATACAAAGCACGCCCTTTATTTCAGGCAGGCTTCAAATGGTGTACCAGTTAGAATGGCAATGTTAGCAATTGTCTTAGGAAGAGATAGTCAAATATAA
- the pyrF gene encoding orotidine-5'-phosphate decarboxylase, with protein sequence MNAKDRLIVALDFPTIEEAKGLVEILGDSVSVYKVGLEMFLNSKGEAVDYLSSLGKKVFLDLKFHDIPNTTMMASVFAAKQNVFMFNVHAAGGRKMMKSVSEEVKKINPDALAIAVTVLTSFSDDEIKELYKTEQSIKELAMHWAKVTKESGMDGVVCSPWEASAIKEECGKDFKTICPGVRPKWAAANDQQRIMTPKNAILNGCDFLVVGRPITKADDPVKAAGLVLEEIKEGLAEVC encoded by the coding sequence ATGAATGCTAAAGACAGACTTATAGTGGCACTAGACTTTCCAACAATAGAGGAGGCAAAGGGCCTCGTAGAAATCTTAGGAGACTCTGTCTCTGTATATAAGGTAGGACTTGAGATGTTTCTAAACTCTAAGGGAGAAGCTGTGGATTATCTTAGCTCTCTTGGGAAAAAAGTATTCTTAGATCTTAAGTTTCACGACATACCAAATACAACTATGATGGCGTCTGTCTTTGCAGCAAAACAGAATGTCTTTATGTTTAATGTTCATGCTGCAGGTGGAAGAAAGATGATGAAGAGTGTTTCTGAAGAGGTGAAGAAGATAAATCCAGATGCTCTTGCTATCGCTGTAACTGTCCTCACAAGTTTCTCTGACGATGAGATAAAAGAACTTTATAAAACTGAGCAGTCAATAAAAGAACTTGCAATGCACTGGGCAAAGGTAACCAAAGAAAGCGGGATGGACGGAGTTGTCTGCTCTCCTTGGGAAGCATCGGCTATAAAAGAAGAGTGCGGAAAAGACTTCAAAACAATCTGTCCAGGGGTAAGACCTAAATGGGCAGCGGCAAATGACCAGCAGAGGATAATGACTCCTAAAAATGCCATATTAAATGGATGTGACTTTCTGGTGGTAGGAAGGCCTATAACCAAGGCTGACGATCCTGTAAAGGCGGCAGGGCTTGTCTTAGAGGAGATAAAAGAAGGACTGGCTGAGGTATGCTGA
- a CDS encoding dihydroorotate dehydrogenase: protein MNRLKTNFVGLDLKNPIMTASGCFGFGLEYKDYFDPNELGAVVVKGLTLEPRDGNSGTRIAETPGGMLNSVGLENPGIDYFENVITKEIDGKITSPIITNINGRTIEEYVEIAKRVESIEAVKAIELNISCPNVKDGGMAFGARPEVAGAVTKAVKEVTSKPVIVKLSPNVTDIVAIAKIVEENGADAVALINTLLGMSIDIKKKKPVLGNIFGGLSGPAVKPVALRMIYQVSQAVKIPVLGMGGISNVQDAIEFLMAGASAISLGTGIFMDPILPVEIKEGLEKYCLENNLDNISKIVGAAHPNK, encoded by the coding sequence TTGAATAGATTGAAAACTAATTTTGTAGGTTTGGATTTGAAAAATCCCATAATGACAGCATCAGGATGCTTTGGGTTTGGGCTTGAGTATAAAGATTATTTTGATCCTAATGAGCTGGGAGCAGTAGTTGTAAAAGGTCTTACTCTAGAGCCTAGAGATGGAAACTCTGGCACGAGGATAGCTGAAACTCCAGGAGGAATGTTAAACTCGGTGGGACTTGAAAACCCAGGGATAGACTACTTTGAAAATGTTATAACAAAAGAGATAGATGGGAAGATAACTAGTCCTATCATAACGAATATAAACGGAAGAACCATAGAGGAATATGTGGAGATAGCAAAGAGAGTTGAGAGTATAGAGGCTGTGAAGGCAATAGAGCTAAATATCTCGTGTCCCAATGTAAAAGACGGAGGCATGGCCTTTGGTGCCAGACCGGAAGTTGCCGGAGCGGTGACTAAGGCAGTAAAAGAGGTGACTTCTAAACCCGTCATAGTAAAGCTTTCTCCAAATGTAACAGACATAGTTGCAATTGCCAAGATTGTAGAGGAAAACGGGGCAGATGCAGTAGCTCTTATCAACACACTCCTGGGGATGTCTATCGATATAAAGAAAAAGAAGCCTGTTTTAGGGAATATATTCGGAGGACTTTCAGGTCCTGCGGTAAAGCCTGTGGCCCTTAGAATGATTTATCAGGTTTCTCAGGCAGTTAAAATCCCTGTACTGGGTATGGGAGGCATAAGCAATGTACAAGATGCCATAGAATTTCTTATGGCAGGAGCCTCTGCAATATCCCTAGGGACAGGAATATTTATGGATCCAATTCTTCCTGTGGAGATAAAAGAGGGCCTTGAAAAATACTGCCTTGAAAATAATCTTGATAATATATCTAAAATTGTAGGAGCGGCACACCCGAATAAATAA
- a CDS encoding dihydroorotate dehydrogenase electron transfer subunit, producing the protein MFLENGVIIENKNMGDNYYLMKVKAVKSAAAAKAGQFYMIKCHNGIRILGRPISIHHADPENHMLEFYYEVIGEGTKEFTNYKIGEEIRLQGPLGTGFDTEIKGKKILVVGGGMGMAPLKYLVESVKNKNTVTIIAAGRDVGAVRIADNYHFPKEDIFFATDDGTVGMKGNAVDAMKKLLSEEKYDIVYTCGPHKMMEAVAKVAAEHNMRCQISLEEKMACGVKACVGCSIKTRDGMKRVCADGPVFEAEVIVDVNPKENPGCSCGK; encoded by the coding sequence ATGTTTTTAGAAAATGGGGTAATCATAGAAAATAAAAATATGGGAGATAATTACTATCTCATGAAAGTAAAGGCGGTAAAATCAGCTGCTGCAGCCAAAGCGGGACAGTTTTACATGATAAAATGCCACAACGGGATTAGAATATTGGGAAGACCTATAAGCATTCATCATGCGGATCCTGAAAACCACATGTTAGAGTTTTATTATGAAGTAATAGGTGAAGGGACAAAAGAATTTACCAATTATAAAATCGGCGAAGAAATAAGACTGCAGGGACCTCTAGGTACAGGTTTTGACACAGAGATAAAAGGAAAGAAGATTCTCGTAGTAGGAGGGGGAATGGGTATGGCTCCTCTGAAATATCTGGTGGAATCAGTAAAAAATAAAAATACTGTAACCATAATCGCAGCAGGAAGAGACGTAGGTGCAGTGAGAATAGCAGACAATTACCACTTCCCAAAAGAGGATATATTCTTTGCAACTGATGACGGCACTGTGGGAATGAAGGGAAATGCAGTAGATGCAATGAAAAAACTTCTTTCAGAAGAAAAATATGATATTGTGTATACATGTGGTCCTCATAAGATGATGGAGGCAGTGGCCAAGGTAGCGGCAGAGCACAATATGAGATGTCAGATCTCCCTAGAGGAAAAAATGGCCTGTGGGGTGAAGGCCTGTGTGGGTTGTTCTATAAAAACTAGAGATGGAATGAAAAGGGTATGCGCAGACGGACCTGTATTTGAGGCGGAGGTAATTGTGGATGTAAATCCTAAAGAAAATCCAGGATGCAGCTGCGGAAAATAA
- the pyrI gene encoding aspartate carbamoyltransferase regulatory subunit — MELQINAIENGTVIDHIDSEKTLEIMNLLELNKEEGTIMVAFNLESKKQGKKGIIKIDGRILKDEEMEKISILAPRASINIIKDFKVVEKKMVELPGTINDVIKCQNLKCVTNFEKVPTKFYREGKKYRCAYCETSVKKNNIILK, encoded by the coding sequence ATGGAACTTCAGATAAATGCAATCGAAAATGGAACGGTAATAGATCACATAGACTCAGAGAAAACTCTTGAAATAATGAATCTTTTGGAACTAAATAAGGAAGAAGGTACTATAATGGTAGCTTTTAACCTAGAAAGTAAAAAACAGGGAAAAAAAGGGATAATCAAAATAGACGGAAGAATACTAAAGGACGAGGAGATGGAGAAAATATCCATCTTGGCTCCAAGGGCATCAATAAATATAATAAAGGATTTTAAGGTAGTGGAAAAGAAGATGGTGGAACTGCCAGGGACCATCAACGATGTCATAAAATGTCAGAATCTAAAGTGTGTCACAAATTTTGAAAAAGTACCTACAAAATTTTACAGAGAGGGAAAAAAATACAGATGTGCTTATTGTGAGACCAGCGTAAAGAAAAATAATATAATTTTGAAATAA
- a CDS encoding dihydroorotase family protein yields MLIKNARLVLEKGEEALRDILVSDGKIAEISPEIGIEDAINKIFKENSHLVKMDYLDLEGRYLIPGVVDPHVHMRDPGLTHKEGATTGSMACAKGGVTTFIDMPNTIPATITEEALDDKRGIFKNKTYVDYGFHFGAAGDNNSQEIKSVKNIASTKVFLNISTGKMMLENDEILNDIFSTSKIVSVHAEEDMVKKAISLSRKNKNELYLCHLSLAEEVEELKKAKAEGMKVYGEVTPHHLFLNTTHRDQNEESKKLLVMKPELKSSDDNECLWKALNNGIIDTVGTDHAPHLLSEKMEKTTFGIPGVEHSLEMMLRGLKEGKISMKRLIEVMSENPAKIFNIKNKGKIEVGYDADFVELDMEKERIIERKEVVSKCGWSPYEGLKTGGTVLTTIVRGEIVYKNGNFKNKIGREVEFNG; encoded by the coding sequence ATGCTGATAAAAAATGCCAGGCTGGTACTGGAAAAGGGAGAAGAGGCTCTGAGAGATATATTGGTGTCAGATGGGAAAATTGCAGAGATATCTCCGGAGATAGGTATAGAGGATGCAATAAATAAAATATTTAAAGAAAACAGTCACCTTGTAAAGATGGATTACCTTGACCTCGAGGGGAGATACCTCATCCCCGGAGTAGTAGATCCTCATGTTCATATGAGAGATCCAGGATTGACTCACAAAGAGGGTGCAACAACTGGATCTATGGCATGTGCTAAAGGCGGGGTTACGACCTTTATAGATATGCCTAATACAATTCCAGCAACTATTACAGAGGAAGCCCTTGATGACAAAAGAGGGATATTTAAAAATAAGACTTATGTGGATTATGGTTTTCACTTTGGTGCCGCTGGTGATAATAACAGCCAGGAAATAAAAAGTGTAAAAAATATAGCTTCAACAAAGGTATTTCTTAATATATCAACAGGTAAGATGATGTTGGAAAATGATGAAATTTTAAATGACATCTTTTCTACGTCTAAAATCGTAAGTGTACATGCTGAGGAAGATATGGTAAAGAAGGCCATATCTCTTTCTAGAAAAAACAAGAATGAACTGTACCTTTGTCATCTCTCTCTCGCAGAGGAAGTGGAAGAACTAAAAAAGGCAAAGGCTGAGGGAATGAAGGTCTATGGAGAGGTAACTCCACATCATCTTTTTCTGAATACAACTCACAGAGATCAAAACGAAGAGAGTAAAAAACTGCTCGTAATGAAACCTGAGCTAAAAAGCAGTGATGACAATGAGTGTCTGTGGAAAGCTCTGAACAATGGAATAATAGATACAGTGGGAACTGATCATGCTCCTCACCTTTTATCTGAAAAAATGGAAAAGACTACCTTCGGGATTCCAGGAGTAGAACATTCTTTGGAAATGATGCTAAGAGGTCTAAAGGAAGGGAAAATTAGCATGAAAAGGCTTATAGAGGTTATGAGTGAAAATCCTGCCAAAATCTTTAATATAAAAAACAAGGGGAAAATAGAAGTTGGATATGACGCTGATTTTGTAGAGTTAGATATGGAGAAAGAGAGAATCATTGAAAGAAAAGAAGTAGTATCTAAATGTGGATGGAGCCCTTATGAAGGACTGAAAACAGGAGGAACTGTGCTGACAACTATCGTCAGAGGCGAGATAGTATATAAAAATGGAAACTTTAAAAATAAAATCGGAAGGGAAGTGGAATTTAATGGATAG